The Sporomusaceae bacterium FL31 sequence TTCTGCCGCTAAGACCGATTTGCAGTCTTGCGTCAGCCAAACCTGCTTCAACCAATGGTCTGGTAACAGCAAGCATACCGCCAAGTTTCTCAGCAATGCTTCTGCACAAATCAATGCCTTCTTTAGACTTGATCGCGCCGCCAGCAACTACGATAATCTCAGCATCTTCAATCGTTTGAACGGTTTCTTTCTTTTTCACGTCTTTAACGCTAATGCGGGAGTTAAGTTTGTCCGCATCAAGGTTGCAAACAGTGATTTTACCGCTTTGCGCTTGATTTCTTTCAGGCGCATCAAAGATTTTATAACGAACAGTCGCGAATTGCGGACGGTTGTTTGGTGTATAGATATGAGCCATGATGTTACCACCAAAGGCTGGACGGATCTGAGCCAAGTCAGTGCTTTCATCCATATCAAGAATTGTACAGTCAGCAGTCAAACCAGTACGGAATCTTGCAGCAACACGTGGAGCAAGAGAACGACCAACGTTAGTACCACCGAACAGAATTGTGGAAGGTTTCTTGTTATTAATAAAGTCTTCCATCACTGCAGTATATGGCTCAATGCGGAAATGTTTGAGTTCAGGAGCATCGTAAACGAAAACTTCGTCAACGCCATAATGCAGAATTTCAGCAGCTTTATCTTGAATATTGGAGCCAGCAAAAATTACATACACAGGATGGTTGATTTTTGCAGCCATTTCTTTTGCTTTGCCGATAAGTTCGAATGTTACAGGATGAATGTCGCCGTCTACATGGTCAACATAAACGCAGACACCTTTCCATAAGCTCTTATCGATTTCTTCAACTTTATCTTCTTCACAAGTGAAAACGCCAGCAGGGCCTCTTTTCACACAAATTTTACACATTTTACAAGCAGCGTTTATTTGTAGATACTCATTGTCCCACTCAATCGCATTGAATGGACAGAGTTTCACTAAATCTTCTGGACTACCAACTAAACTTTGGTTAATAACGATTCTAGCCATTATTGTCCCTCCTTATGCAAACTTAAGTTCTTTTAGCTTTTTAACTAATTTTGCAGTCAGTTCTTCACCACTGCCTGTCCAAGTTTCGCGGTCAGAATTAGCTTCTGGTGAGAAGATCCGGAGCACGCGAGTTGGTGAACCGTTCAAGCCGTATTTTTTCTCATCTTTGTCTTCGAAATCATTTAGGCTGTAGAACGGAATCTTTTTGCTTTTAGTTGCTAATTTAAGTTTGAATGAAGGCAATCTTGGAACATTAATGCCTTTTTCAACAGTGATCAGACAAGGATACAGCATTTCAACAATCTCAACACTGTGGCCCATATCCATTTCAACTGTGATTGCTTTTTCGGTTACTTCGATAACTTTCGTTACGTTAGCAACATGTGGAATGCTAAGGAACTCAGCAAGTTCAGGTCCTACTTGAGCGGTGTCACCGTCAGTAGTCTGTTTACCACAGATGATTAGATCAGGGATGTTTACTTTTTTAATACCCTGCGCAATGGTGTAAGATGTAGCAAGAACGTCAGCACCGGCAAATTTTCTGTCGGTGAATAATGCTGCTTCGTCAGCACCCATCATGAATGCTTCTTGCAGAATCTCGGACGCCTGCGGTGGCCCCATGCTTGCAACAGTCACTCGCGCGCCTGTTTGCTCTTTGATTCGGATGGCTGTTTCCACACCATACAAATCGTAAGGGTTCATCTTCGAGTCAATACCTTCTCTTTTTAATACGCCAGTTTCTTGGTCTACTTCAACCTCTGAAGTTCCGGGAACTTGCTTAATGCAAACCAAAATCTCCACACAAAAACCCCCTCTTGGTAAATATAAAAACCATTTCTGAAATCGGCATTGCCGCCTATTTTTTGTATGACAGCAACGATAAAATATAAGTAAAAGCTTATCCCCTGCACCATTGTAACAAAATCTTTGTAATATAGCAACAATTTGACATCTAGTTCTTTTTTTCACAGTGATGCTACGTTTTTCACAAATTCAGGTTATCAATCGACAGTTTTCCCGATAGTTTTACAAGCTATGCAAATCCTATTCTTAAAAGAAAAACTGTTTAGCTAAACTTCTAAAAGAGTTTTAGAAGTTTTCGCCAAACAGTTAAGTAAAAGGGGAAGCTTTATTTGAATTAAACCGTTATCGGCCCGAGGTGATCTAGAACGAAACGGGTCACTAGGCATAACCGCTTTTAACTCCCATTGACAGGGAGTTAGAAACGGTTATGCCTTGGATGAAAACGGTTTAAGAGAATTAATGGATAACCGCTAAGGCAAAGCCTAATACAATGACCGCTAAACTACTAAAAAACCCTAGGCTCACTGCAACCTTAGTACTTTCCTGAATGCTCTTTTCAATATCCATCCTTATTCCCCCTTATTATTTTGAGCTTGAACTCCAAATGCTTGAAAGATATAGTTCAGCCAAGCTCTAGCAGCATAGGATAAATAGGTATTGTTTTTCCAGGCTATGGCCAAATGCCAAGGTTTGATATCATTTTTTAAAGGAATGCAGCAAATTGACTGCCGATCAAGCTTGGTGCAGACAATCTGCGGCAAAAAGGCAATGGCTAGCTTGGAGGCAACAAGATCAACCATAAAATCCCATTGGGCTGTTTCGCAGACTACTTTGGGCCGGAAGCCGAGCTCTTTGCACTTGTCGAGAATGTGATCCTGCAGGGCAAAGCCCTCACTATACAGCACAAACGATTCATGGCGCAAATCATTCATATCAATAATGGTTTTCTTGGCCAGCTCACTTTCGGCATGTGTGATCAGCATTAACGAATCAATGAGAAAAGGTACGGACTCCAGATCTCCCTGATTGAGTGTTGGCAATACGACAATCCCCACATCCAGCGTTCCTTCCTCAAGACCGCGTTCGACCTTACGGGAGCCTACTTCTAATAAATCGAGTGTTATTTGCGGAAACAGCGCATTAAACTCAGCAATCGCTTTGGGAAAGAGCGTTTGCACCATAGGCGGAATCCCAATCTTTAGATGGCCTTTCGGTGTACCAGCCAGCTCATACAAATCTGTACTGATACTATTTAATGTATCCAGGATAATTTTTGCTTTATCATATAGCAGTGTTCCGGCATCGGTTAAGATGACCCTTTTGGGCGCACGATGAAATAAAGCCACCCCTAACTCGCATTCCAAATTTTTTATCAGCTTGCTGATTGTAGACTGCGAAACATAGAGTGAAGCCGACGCCTTGGTAAAACTTTCTTGTCTGGCTACTTCAACAAAGTACATTAAATGGATAATATCCATGCTGTAACCACCAATTGCACTTATTCTAAAAGATCGATTCTATCTTCATTCTAATGCAGTACCCAGTTGGTGTAAAATAGCTAATATTCATAAGATCCATAGACACCGGAGATAGTACAAGGGGTGAACCGAATTTCTTCAGTTCACCCCTTGTGCATACCAGGACTTCTATATCAAAAGAACCCCTGGTTAAGATTTTTCGTCATAGAAGATGTTCTTGTGATAACATAGAAATAGAAACTCATTAGGGTGGGATGATATGCGCGGACGTAACCGGATTTGGGAAATCGACTTTTTGCGCGGACTGGCCATTATATTGATGATTATTTTTCATATAGTCTTTGATTTAAAAGAATTCTTTGCCTATCACTTAACTTACAGTGAAGGTTTCTGGTTTTATGTTGGCAAAGCTGCAGCCAGCTTGTTTATCTTCATTTGCGGAGTCAGTGCCAATCTGACGGCTAATACGCTTAAAAACGGAACAATCGTCTTGGGCTGGGGAATGATATTGACAGTGATTACATACCTGTATACCCCAGTCCTATATATCCGCTTTGGCATTTTGCACTTACTCGGCATTAGCCTGCTTGTTTATCCGTTCATCCGCAAGGTAAGACCGGGTATTGTGATTACAATAGGATTAATCCTTATTCTAGCAGGACGCAGTTTCGCTAAAATAGCTGTAACAAGCGATTGGCTGCTGGCATTTGGTTTGACCAGTACTGCCTTTGCTTCATTAGATTATTATCCGCTAATCCCCTGGCATGGACTATTTCTAATTGGCACGGCGGTGGGCAAGCTAGCCTATGCCAGAAAAACTTCCCTGCTGCCTTTCCAGGTAAAGCCGGGCATCATCAACCGCCTAGGGCACAAATCGCTGTTCATTTATTTGGTACATCAGCCCATTATCTATGGGATACTGCTTACATTAAGAAAAATACAGTTACTGTAGTCAAAATAAAGAAGGGTGCTAAAGCAAATGCTTCAGCACCCCATTTTACTTTTATGAGTAAAGTAATACCTTGCCTGGATTCATAATGTGGTTAGGATCCAGCGTATCTTTAATCGATTTTAATACACCAAGCTGTGCAGGACTCATATGTTTAGCCATAGCCTCAACGCGCTTAGCTCCGACACCATGTTCTCCAGTCAAGCTGCCGCCGAGCTTATATACAACCTCATAAATTTCCGGCAGTACACTATCTTTAAGTTCGTGCCAGGTATGCTCATCACGGTCTTCCCGTAACACCGTGCAGTGAATGTTGCCATCACCAGCATGACCTGCACTTGGAATACGGCATTTGTATCTTTTCGCAATCTGATCAATGGCATCCAGAGCTGCCGGAATATTGGATACAGGCACGACGATATCTTCCATACAATACACCGGACTAATCATCCGCAGTGCTTCTGCATAGGCTTTCCGTGCTTTCCAAATCCGTTCCTCACTGGCCATATTATCAGAAACAAACACTTCTAAGGCTTGATTATCTGTACATATTTTACCAATGATCTCATATTCGCTTTCCACCTGCTGCTCGGTTGTTCCATCTACCTGGCAAATAATATAAGCCCCGGCATCACTATAAGGAAGCTTTTTATTCAAATAGATTTCTGAAGCCTTAATAGACTCGCTGTCCATAAACTCCAGGCAGGCTGGCACGATCCCAGCAGTCATAATCTTAGGAACCACATTAATGGCCTGCTGCATTTCAGCAAAAGGCACGAGCAGTGTGGCAACAAATTTAGGCAGCGGCATTAATTTCAGCCATATTTTAGTGATAACACCTAACGTACCTTCTGAGCCTACAAACAGGTGAATGACATCATAGCCGCTAACATCTTTCACATTCTTGCCGCCATAAGTGACAATTTCACCATTTGGCATAACCATTTCCAAGCCGTAAACATGGCGGCTGGTTGTTCCATATTTGACCGCCCTGTTGCCACCGGCATTGGTCGCTACATTACCGCCAATAAAGGAAGACTCAGCGGAGCAAGGGTCACCGGCATAGAATAAGCCATGCTCTTTAGCGGTTCGCTGCACTTCACCGGTACTGATTCCCGGCTCCAGCACCATAAACAAATTGGCTGTATCGACTTCAATGATCTTATTCATTTTTTCTAAGGATAAGACAATCCCGCCAGAAAGCGGAACAGCACCAGCAGCTAAACCAGTACCGCCACCCCGGGCAATGACTGGAACAATCTTCTGATTGGCCCATTTAATGACCTTTGAAACTTGTTCTGCATTTTCCGGCTTAACAACAACTTCCGGCATTTTTTCCCAGAGCTTGTCAGAAACCTCATCCCGGGAATACATGTCGATTTTTTCTTCATCGGCCACAACATTGGCTTCGCCAATTAGAGCGCTTAGCTCTTTCACATCTTCGGCCGTAATTTTATGATATTGCATTCCGACTCCTCCTTTTAACCTAGTTTCCGATTTTTCCCATTTGTTGAGGTTCTCAAGAACTAAGCGCGCAAAGTTCCGGTTTTGCATTGGCTTTATGCTGTTTAATTGCTTCAATCATCATCGGGACTACTTCAAATACGTCACCCACAATGGCGAAATCAGCAACTTTAAAAATTTGCGCTTCAGGGTCTTTGTTTACCGCAATAATAACTTCAGAAGTTTGCATTCCAGCTAAATGAGCAATCTTGCCTGACAGACCAAGGGCAATATAAAGCTTAGGAGCAACAGTCTTGCCAGATAACCCAATTTGGTGAGGATATGTTGTCCAACCAAATTCTACCGCATCACGAGTGGCGCCAACGCCTGCTCCCAGCAGTTCGGCCAATTGCTCAACCATTTTAAAGCCTTCAGCATTTTTCATGCCCTTGCCACCAGAGACAATGATTTCGGCATCTTCAATGCTGACAGTTTGCGTTGTATCTTTGATAAACTCGAGGAATCTTTCCGGAGTCAGGAAAGTAGCAGGCTCATAATCTTTAACAACCAGTTCGCCTGTCCGACTGCAGTCTAACGGCAGTGGCTTCGAAGAACGAGGCCGAACAGTGGCCATTTGCGGACGGTGCTGCGGTGTCTTAATGGTCGCCATGATGTTACCGCCAATAGCCGGCCGCGTTTGCAGCAACAGCTTAGTATCCGGATCAATGGTCAGTGATGTGCAGTCAGCTGTCAAACCAGCATTAAGCTTAGCGGCTACCAGCGGCATAACCGTCCGTCCAGTCGTAGTAGCGGCAGCAATAATAATTTCAGGCTTTTCTTCTTGTATTAATTTAACAATGGCATTTTGATAAGATCTTGGCAAAAAGTTTTGTAAAGCAGGTGATTTAATGAACAAAATCCGATCGGCTCCACGATGAAAAACCTGCTCAATTTCTTGAATTTCATCTCCTAGTAAAATACAACTAAGTTGGCAGCCTAAGTCATTAGCGAGCGAGCGTCCACGGGCAATCAGCTCAAATGTAACCGGCAGCAGCTGTCCGTCCTTTTGTTCGCCCAATACACAGACACCTTTATATTGAGAAAGATCATGCTCTTTTTGTACACTTGCATTGACGTAAGTAGACATGTCTATACCTCCCTATATGCATTCCTTGGAAATAAGGAAACTCATCAATTCTTCAACAGGCTGATTGGTTCCGTCGGCTCGCTTCAGAATGGTATCACGGGAAAGCTTCGGACTAAATACTTTTACAACCCTGGTTGGTGAACCATTCAGTCCGACTTCAGTACTACTGATTCCCAAGCCGCTTGCATCATAGGCGCTTACAGGAACAGTTTTCGCTTTTAGTTTACCTTTAAGAGTCGGCATCCCGATCTCATTAATGTCTTTATTTACACTGACTAGAACCGGGAATGGAATTTCTACCAATTCAAAGCCCCGCTCTACAGTCCGCTTAATCACAACACTGGTATCTTTTACTTCCAGGCTGGAAACATAAGTTTGCCCTGGGATATCAAGATAATTAGCAACCATTACCGCTGTCTGGCCAGTCTCGCCGTCTGTTGCCCGTTCTCCGCAGATAATTAAATCCACGTCACCAGCTTTCTTAACAGCAGCTGCCAGCGCTTTACCGGTAGCTATGGTATCAGATCCGGCAAATTCACGGCCAGATACTAATATTCCGGCATCAGCTCCCATGGCGATGGCTTCTTTCAGCGCCCGCTCTGCGGCTGGCGGCCCCATGCTAATCGCAGTCACTCTAACATCGCTACGCGAATTCTTAATCTTAATAGCTTCAGTTAAAGCATTTTCGTCCAGAGGATTGATGACAACATCTTTGCCTGAACGAATCATAACACCTGTTTCCGGATCCATCTTGACGTTATCTGTTCCTGGTACTTGCTTCACAAACACAACAATATGCATAATCGTCTACCTCCCCAATTTATTTTCAATTGGATAAGTTCAAGGAAATCCCCACCGACAATCCACGCTGCCAACTTGACTATCCAAATTGAATTTTTGGAAATTAATCAATGCATCGAAGCCTTCTGCAAATCAATCGTCGTAAGTTAGTGAGTCCAGTATAGCCGTTTTGGTTAACCATAATTTTTCATTATTGTAAATTATAATAAAAAATGGAACATATTTCTTGCTCATTGTAACAAAGAATGATTCAGATTTCAACGATTTGTTCAAATTTTCAATCTAGTTCTTTTTTTCACAGTATTCCTACTGTTTGCTCAATATTTCGCCCCTACTTGCGAGTCAAATTTAGTCCCTGTGGTGACAGTTTTGTCCCTCATTCCGACAAATAATAAAACCTACCGACTGCGATCAGCCGGTAGGCAAGGTTATGGTAAAACTGCTGCCTTTTCCAATATGGCTGGCAGCTTCAATTTTGCCGCCATGAACTTCAACCAGTTGCTTCACAATCGCCAAGCCGATTCCCGATCCGCCGCTTTTACGGTCACGTGATTGATCGGCACGGTAAAAGTGATCGAAAATAAACGGCAAATCATCAGGGGAAATTCCACTGCCATTATCAAGTACTTCAATTTTTAGATATTCTTTATGGTCACGAACACAGACGTCGGTACTGACAATCACTTGCCCCTGCTCTCCAGTGTGGCGTAAGGCATTTGTTAACAGATTATATAAGATTTGATTCATCCGGCCAGCGTCCACAGAGACCTCAGGGACAATCTGTAAGCGAGGAATAAGCGTAATTGATTTTTCCTCAGTCAGCGGCTCCAGCATGTGAATGGCCTTGATAATGAGCTGATTGATATCGGTAGAACGCTTTTCTAAAAATAACTGGCCGGCTTCAGCGAGGGATAAATCACGTAAATCACGGATTAAACGATTGAGATGGACGGTTTCATCATACAAAGAATTCAGTTGAGTTCCATTGATATCCACAACGCCTTCCAGCATTCCTTCCAAATTGCCTTGGATTACCGCCAGCGGTGTCTTCAGTTCATGGGCGACATCAGCTAACAATCTTTGCCGCATTCGGTTGTTCTGATTCAGTGCTTGATTCATCCGATTAATCGCCCCAGCCAGATGTCCCACCTCATCGGTAGAACTGACTGGCACTTTTTGCTCAAAATTGCCTTTTTCGATTTGCTCAACAGCGGTCGCCAAATTGCGTAACGGCACTGTAATGCTGCGTGCTAACGCATAGCTGGCAGCAAAGCCAGCTGCGAGAATGGCTATTCCGACCCAAATGAGTGAGCGATGCACAGACGCCAGAAATACTTGTTCCGGCATTCCCATCGTCAAACCATCCGAGCCAACTAACCCCCGAATATTATGGGCCTCGTTTGCACTCAAATACTCGTGAAATAATCCGGTCATTTGCGCCTCAGCCAGGTAGACCAAGATGACAACAGTTAATCCCACCAGTAAAAACATCAAACCATTAATCCGGTACATGATACTATTCATTGCCTTCACCAAGTCCGCTAAACTTATACCCCAGCCCGTAAACAGTCTGGATTAAGCGCGGTTCCTTCGGGTTATCCTCAATTTTACGCCGCAAGTTCTTCACATGAGCATCAATGGTACGGTCATAACCCTCAAAAGCATAATCTTGAATCTTCTCGACAATTTGCAGCCGGCTGAGTACCCGCCCGCTATTGGCGGTAAATAATTCGAGAATTTTAAACTCGGTAGGCGTTAGCTCAATCAATTCATCACCTTTACGAACCTCATGCCGCCCGATATCAATGAGCAAGTTACCGATTCGCGTAATCTGGGCCAGCGGCTGTTTATGGGTACGCCGCAAAATGACCTTAGCCCTGGCAACCACTTCGCGGGGACTAAATGGTTTTGTCACATAATCATCAGCCCCAATTTCCAAACCAATCAGGCGATCGGTTTCATCATCACGGGCAGTCAGCATAATAATCGGCACATCACTATTTTTCCTGATCCGCCGGCACACTTCCCAGCCATCAAGTCCTGGCAGCATGAGATCCAGTACGAGAATATCCGGACGCCGTTCATCAGCAAGCCGCACTCCACTCAGACCATCGTAAACAACGGTGGTAGCAAAGCCTTCCTTTTGAAAATAGGTTTGAATCAGTGCAGCTAATTTTTCATCATC is a genomic window containing:
- the etfB_1 gene encoding electron transfer flavoprotein subunit alpha gives rise to the protein MARIVINQSLVGSPEDLVKLCPFNAIEWDNEYLQINAACKMCKICVKRGPAGVFTCEEDKVEEIDKSLWKGVCVYVDHVDGDIHPVTFELIGKAKEMAAKINHPVYVIFAGSNIQDKAAEILHYGVDEVFVYDAPELKHFRIEPYTAVMEDFINNKKPSTILFGGTNVGRSLAPRVAARFRTGLTADCTILDMDESTDLAQIRPAFGGNIMAHIYTPNNRPQFATVRYKIFDAPERNQAQSGKITVCNLDADKLNSRISVKDVKKKETVQTIEDAEIIVVAGGAIKSKEGIDLCRSIAEKLGGMLAVTRPLVEAGLADARLQIGLSGRTVKPRLIICAGVSGYIQFVAGMDKSDTIVAINTDADAQIFNVAHYGIVGDVYEILPKLAEELGA
- the etfB_2 gene encoding electron transfer flavoprotein subunit beta → MEILVCIKQVPGTSEVEVDQETGVLKREGIDSKMNPYDLYGVETAIRIKEQTGARVTVASMGPPQASEILQEAFMMGADEAALFTDRKFAGADVLATSYTIAQGIKKVNIPDLIICGKQTTDGDTAQVGPELAEFLSIPHVANVTKVIEVTEKAITVEMDMGHSVEIVEMLYPCLITVEKGINVPRLPSFKLKLATKSKKIPFYSLNDFEDKDEKKYGLNGSPTRVLRIFSPEANSDRETWTGSGEELTAKLVKKLKELKFA
- the ywbI_2 gene encoding putative HTH-type transcriptional regulator YwbI is translated as MDIIHLMYFVEVARQESFTKASASLYVSQSTISKLIKNLECELGVALFHRAPKRVILTDAGTLLYDKAKIILDTLNSISTDLYELAGTPKGHLKIGIPPMVQTLFPKAIAEFNALFPQITLDLLEVGSRKVERGLEEGTLDVGIVVLPTLNQGDLESVPFLIDSLMLITHAESELAKKTIIDMNDLRHESFVLYSEGFALQDHILDKCKELGFRPKVVCETAQWDFMVDLVASKLAIAFLPQIVCTKLDRQSICCIPLKNDIKPWHLAIAWKNNTYLSYAARAWLNYIFQAFGVQAQNNKGE
- the glcD_2 gene encoding glycolate oxidase — protein: MQYHKITAEDVKELSALIGEANVVADEEKIDMYSRDEVSDKLWEKMPEVVVKPENAEQVSKVIKWANQKIVPVIARGGGTGLAAGAVPLSGGIVLSLEKMNKIIEVDTANLFMVLEPGISTGEVQRTAKEHGLFYAGDPCSAESSFIGGNVATNAGGNRAVKYGTTSRHVYGLEMVMPNGEIVTYGGKNVKDVSGYDVIHLFVGSEGTLGVITKIWLKLMPLPKFVATLLVPFAEMQQAINVVPKIMTAGIVPACLEFMDSESIKASEIYLNKKLPYSDAGAYIICQVDGTTEQQVESEYEIIGKICTDNQALEVFVSDNMASEERIWKARKAYAEALRMISPVYCMEDIVVPVSNIPAALDAIDQIAKRYKCRIPSAGHAGDGNIHCTVLREDRDEHTWHELKDSVLPEIYEVVYKLGGSLTGEHGVGAKRVEAMAKHMSPAQLGVLKSIKDTLDPNHIMNPGKVLLYS
- the etfA gene encoding electron transfer flavoprotein subunit alpha, with protein sequence MSTYVNASVQKEHDLSQYKGVCVLGEQKDGQLLPVTFELIARGRSLANDLGCQLSCILLGDEIQEIEQVFHRGADRILFIKSPALQNFLPRSYQNAIVKLIQEEKPEIIIAAATTTGRTVMPLVAAKLNAGLTADCTSLTIDPDTKLLLQTRPAIGGNIMATIKTPQHRPQMATVRPRSSKPLPLDCSRTGELVVKDYEPATFLTPERFLEFIKDTTQTVSIEDAEIIVSGGKGMKNAEGFKMVEQLAELLGAGVGATRDAVEFGWTTYPHQIGLSGKTVAPKLYIALGLSGKIAHLAGMQTSEVIIAVNKDPEAQIFKVADFAIVGDVFEVVPMMIEAIKQHKANAKPELCALSS
- the etfB2 gene encoding electron transfer flavoprotein subunit beta, with product MHIVVFVKQVPGTDNVKMDPETGVMIRSGKDVVINPLDENALTEAIKIKNSRSDVRVTAISMGPPAAERALKEAIAMGADAGILVSGREFAGSDTIATGKALAAAVKKAGDVDLIICGERATDGETGQTAVMVANYLDIPGQTYVSSLEVKDTSVVIKRTVERGFELVEIPFPVLVSVNKDINEIGMPTLKGKLKAKTVPVSAYDASGLGISSTEVGLNGSPTRVVKVFSPKLSRDTILKRADGTNQPVEELMSFLISKECI
- a CDS encoding sensor histidine kinase, giving the protein MFLLVGLTVVILVYLAEAQMTGLFHEYLSANEAHNIRGLVGSDGLTMGMPEQVFLASVHRSLIWVGIAILAAGFAASYALARSITVPLRNLATAVEQIEKGNFEQKVPVSSTDEVGHLAGAINRMNQALNQNNRMRQRLLADVAHELKTPLAVIQGNLEGMLEGVVDINGTQLNSLYDETVHLNRLIRDLRDLSLAEAGQLFLEKRSTDINQLIIKAIHMLEPLTEEKSITLIPRLQIVPEVSVDAGRMNQILYNLLTNALRHTGEQGQVIVSTDVCVRDHKEYLKIEVLDNGSGISPDDLPFIFDHFYRADQSRDRKSGGSGIGLAIVKQLVEVHGGKIEAASHIGKGSSFTITLPTG
- a CDS encoding DNA-binding response regulator, producing MKQYSVLIVEDDEKLAALIQTYFQKEGFATTVVYDGLSGVRLADERRPDILVLDLMLPGLDGWEVCRRIRKNSDVPIIMLTARDDETDRLIGLEIGADDYVTKPFSPREVVARAKVILRRTHKQPLAQITRIGNLLIDIGRHEVRKGDELIELTPTEFKILELFTANSGRVLSRLQIVEKIQDYAFEGYDRTIDAHVKNLRRKIEDNPKEPRLIQTVYGLGYKFSGLGEGNE